ATATCCGTCGGGTATTTCCCAGTGAAACATGCCATACATTGGCCACGGTATTCTCCACCATACGGTCTACCAATCGCTTCTAACAATCCATCCTCACTCAAAAATGACAATGAATCTGCACCAATCAGTTGGCGCATTTCTTCGATAGAATGTGATGATGCCATTAACTCTTCATGAGTTGATGTATCAATTCCATAGAAGCACGGATTTTTGATCGGCGGCGAGCTGATTCGTACATGGACTTCTTTCGCTCCCGCTTCACGTAGCATGGATACAATGCGACGGCTTGTCGTACCACGTACAATTGAATCATCGACCATAACAACACGCTTGCCTTCAACAACCCCACGAACAGGAGAAAGCTTCATTTTTACCCCTTGCTCACGTAGTGATTGAGAAGGCTGGATAAACGTACGCCCAACATAACGGTTTTTAATCAAGCCTAACTCGTAAGGAATACCTGAAGCCTCTGCATAACCAATCGCTGCTGACATACTAGAATCAGGAACACCAGTTACGACATCTGCATCAATAGGAGCCTCGTAAGCTAGTTTTTTACCTAAATTTTTACGAGCAGTATGAATATTGATTCCATCTATATCACTATCAGGTCTTGAAAAATAAATATATTCCATGCTACAAATTGCACGATTTGTATTTAGTGAGAAGAACTCCGACTGCATTCCTTCATCATTAATGATTAAGAATTCACCAGGTTCTACATCTCGCTCATATTTCGCACCGATAATATCGAATGCACAGGTCTCAGAAGCAACAACATACGCATCTCCTAATCTACCAATGGATAACGGACGTAGACCGTTTGGATCTAATGCTACCATCATCTTTTTCTCAGTCATTAAGATAAAAGCATAGGCACCCTTGATCATTGTTAATGCGTTCTTAACACGATCATGAATTTTGGTATAACCACTTCTCCTCGTTAAGTGAGCAAGCACTTCTGTATCTGAAGTTGTTTGAAAAATACTACCTTGATTTTCTAATTGGTGCTTAAGTGCATTTGCATTTACTAGATTCCCATTATGAGCAATCGCAAGACCGCCAACTTGAGAGTGGAACAGAAGTGGCTGAACATTTTCAATTCCGCCACCACCAGCTGTTGCATATCTTACATGACCAATAGCCGCTTTCCCTTGCAAATTACTCAATTGACCGTTTCCAAACACCTCTGAGACAAGACCTTCGCCTTTATGACCCTTTAACTTCTCTCCATTTGTTACAACGATACCAGCACCTTCTTGACCACGGTGCTGCAAGCTGTGTAGACCATAATAGGTAATTTGAGCAGCGTCGGGATGTCCCCAGATTCCAAAGACACCACACTCTTCGTTTAAGCCTTTGAGTTCAGCAAGCATGGAATAGCTCCTTTCCAAGCACTACGTAATTCCTCAACTGTTGAGCTGATTAGTACTTCGCCTTGGTTGTTGTTAATCACTAATGAAGCTTCATTTGTTATTTCACCGACTAATTTTGCATCTACCATTTCTTCAAAACGAGCTTTATCTTCTGGTTTTACCGAAACAATAAATCGAGATTGTGATTCTGCGAATAA
This sequence is a window from Cytobacillus luteolus. Protein-coding genes within it:
- the purF gene encoding amidophosphoribosyltransferase; its protein translation is MLAELKGLNEECGVFGIWGHPDAAQITYYGLHSLQHRGQEGAGIVVTNGEKLKGHKGEGLVSEVFGNGQLSNLQGKAAIGHVRYATAGGGGIENVQPLLFHSQVGGLAIAHNGNLVNANALKHQLENQGSIFQTTSDTEVLAHLTRRSGYTKIHDRVKNALTMIKGAYAFILMTEKKMMVALDPNGLRPLSIGRLGDAYVVASETCAFDIIGAKYERDVEPGEFLIINDEGMQSEFFSLNTNRAICSMEYIYFSRPDSDIDGINIHTARKNLGKKLAYEAPIDADVVTGVPDSSMSAAIGYAEASGIPYELGLIKNRYVGRTFIQPSQSLREQGVKMKLSPVRGVVEGKRVVMVDDSIVRGTTSRRIVSMLREAGAKEVHVRISSPPIKNPCFYGIDTSTHEELMASSHSIEEMRQLIGADSLSFLSEDGLLEAIGRPYGGEYRGQCMACFTGKYPTDIYPDTVLPHEKALR